The nucleotide sequence CCGGCACTATCACCTTGCTTGCAAATTTCTTTCCAGTACTGATGGCCTGCACTGTCCGGATCTGAAGGATGAAGTACTTGCACAAACTCGGTTTGCTGTTTAAGCCATGTCATTAATGTAAGCGCACTGCTGGATTGATGTTGATATCGCAGTTGCATCGAAGCCAGACTACGTTGTATCTGTGCCACATCATCACCAGAAACACTAATGCCCTGAATGGCATGCGCACGGAACAGTTTGTGATGCAGGGTCTTATCTCGCGTAACCACTGAGCCCATCAGGATATCACCACCGCCGCTTGGATATTTGGTCAGTGCATGTACCGTCATATCTACACTTAAATGCTCTTCACTAAAATCAAAGGCATCAAAAGCCAGACCTGCGCCCCAGGTATTATCCAGCGCAGTAAGAATATTGTGTGCCTGAGCTTTTTTCACTAAACCAGCCAGATCCGGAAATTCCAAGGTGACTGAGCCAGCAGCCTCGAGCCAGATCAGTTTGGCTTTATCTGTAGGCTGAAATGTATCAAGCTCTATGGGATTGTAGACCTTAACCGTAATTCCATAACGCTTTTCCATATTGCGTAAATGCTCCATGTTTGGACCATAGATATTGTCAGCTACCCAAACCTCATCGCCCTGGCTTAAAAAGCAAGAATTCACGAGATTAATCGCGGATAAACCACTCGGTGCGAGCAGGTGATATAAACCACCTTCGAGTTGTGCGATGTTATCGCCCAGCGTAAAGGTCGTAGGCGTGCCATGCGTGCCATAACTATAATCATAGTCATCGGTCCAATGGCGATTAAACAGGGCATCGGTATTGTTAAAGATAATGGTCGATGCACGATAGAGGGGAGGTTGAATGGTGGAAATCGCTTGAGGAGCCTTTCGTGGTGCATGAATCAGGCGAGTTTGAGAGTCTTGTTTCACGTGAATGCGCTCAAATGTAATCAAATATTACTCTAGCTTAAGAGAATCTGTGACTCACTGCCAGTTACGTTGTGAATTGTTTAAAAACAACAAGTCTTATAAAAAGTTGGCTTCATTTTTGCAAAACCTAAATCTATATAGCTAAAAAAATAGGTTGAGGAGCATGAAGTCGCATTTAAAAGTGCATTATTTTCAGCATATTGCTGGTGAAGGTTTTGGTAGTTGTTATGAATTTTTAAAGCAGCATCAGGCGCACATTACCGCGACTGAATTTTTTGCTTTACCCGTGGATCGGCCGCTGGAGATCGAGGCGCTGCCTGCAGTGGAAGAGGTGGATTTGCTGATCATTATGGGGGGAACCATGAGTGTGAATGATGAAGCAAATTTCCCTTGGTTAAAAATAGAAAAACGCTGGTTGCGTCGCTATCTTTCGCATGGTAAACCGGCAATTGGCCTGTGTCTGGGTGGGCAGTTGATTGCAAATGCTTTGGGTGCAGGTGTTAGTCGCAATCCAGAACAAGAATTGGGGTGGACCACGGTGCACAGAGTGGCGAATCTACCAGAGACGTGTTTTAGCCTGCCGGAGCAGTTTAATATTCTGCAATGGCACAATGAAACATTTGAATTGCCCAAAGGTGCAGTCCATCTGGCAGAAAATGAAGCCTGTCGTAATCAGATGTACCAGTTGGGCAGAAATGTATTGGGCTTCCAGTTTCATCCTGAAATCACGCCGGAAACCCTGGCATTGTTTTTGGAAAATGAAGAAGAGCTTGTGCAATTTTCAGGAAAATATGTGCAAAATTTATTTGAATTAAAAAAAACCACGAAGCAAAAATTTATTGAAGGAAATCAGATATTAAATCGTGCTATAGAATATGTTCTGGCAAAAACTGCCTAATATTTACACAATAAACTATTGTTTTAAGTCATAAATTGAAAACTTGGATAAAACCATAAAAGAGATTTGCTTATGCATTAAACAATGGCTATAATAAGCGACCCTTCAATAGGAAGGGGGTTAACTGCGAATAAAGTAGTTAACTATCGTTACAGTCGTGGCATCGATCATGACCTTAGTGATATTTCACTGCTCTTGACACTTGCCCACATAAAGTGGGGTGAGATGCGTCAAGAGTGATTCTTTATATATTTGGCTTGGAGTTTACTGGTATGTCTAACCAGAGAATTCGTATCCGTCTTAAGTCTTTTGATCATCGCCTGATTGATCAATCAGCTCAAGAAATCGTAGAAACCGCAAAACGTACTGGCGCACAAGTGTGTGGTCCAATTCCAATGCCAACACGCATTGAACGTTTTAACGTTTTAACATCACCACACGTAAACAAAGACGCGCGTGACCAGTACGAAATCCGTACTTACAAGCGTTTGATCGACATCGTTCAACCTACAGACAAAACTGTAGATGCATTGATGAAGTTAGATCTTGCAGCTGGTGTTGATGTTCAGATCGCATTGGGTTAAGGCTTTCGGGTTAATTAACACTCTAAGTTAATTAGGCCGCTTTTTTAGAGGTTTATGCACATGGCTATTGGTTTAGTCGGTCGCAAGTGCGGTATGACACGTATCTTTACAGATGCTGGTGTTTCTGTGCCTGTTACAGTGATTGAGGTTGATCCTAACCGCATCACTCAAATCAAAACGCTTGAAACTGATGGTTATCAAGCGATTCAAATCACTACTGGTGAACGTCGCGAATCTCGCGTAACTAACGCTCAGAAAGGCCACTTCGCGAAAGCGGGTGTTGCAGCTGGTCGTCTAGTTCAAGAATTCCGTGCTACAGAAGCTGATCTTGAAGGTCGTGAGGTTGGTGGTACGCTTACCGTTGAATTGTTCCAAGTTGGTCAAGTTGTTGACGTAACTGGTCAATCTAAAGGTAAAGGTTTCCAAGGTGGTGTTAAGCGTTGGAACTTCCGTACGCAAGATGCAACTCACGGTAACTCAGTTTCTCACCGTGTTTTAGGTTCTACTGGTCAAAACCAGACTCCTGGTCGCGTATTCAAAGGCAAAAAAATGGCTGGCCATTTAGGTGCTGAACGCGTAACTACACAGGGTCTTGAGATCGTTGCTATCGACACAGAACGTTCAGTTCTAGTTGTTAAAGGCGCGGTTCCTGGTGCTACTGGTGGCGACGTAATCGTTCGTCCTACGATCAAGGCCTGAGGGGAAATAACGTGAATTTAAATACTGTTTCCGGCTCTGCTGTTGAATTATCAGAAGTTGCGTTCGGTCGTGAATTTAATGAAGCTCTTGTTCACCAAGTGGTTACAGCTTATTTAGCTGGTGGCCGTCAAGGTTCAAAAGCTCAGAAATCACGTGCAGACGTTTCTGGCGGTGGTCGCAAGCCATTCCGTCAAAAAGGTACTGGCCGCGCTCGTGCTGGTTCTATTCGTAGCCCAATCTGGGTTGGCGGTGGTAAAACTTTTGCTGCTCGTCCACAAGACTGGTCTCAAAAAGTAAACCGTAAAATGTACCGCGGTGCTATGCAATGCATCCTAGCTGAACTTGTTCGTCAAGATCGCTTAGTTTTAGTTGAAGAGTTTGCTGTTGCAGCTCCAAAAACTAAAGAATTGCTTGCAAAACTTAACGACTTGAATGCGACTCGCGCATTGATCGTTACTGATGCTGTTGATGAGAACCTGTATCTTGCTGCGCGCAACATTCCACACGTTGATGTGGTTGATGCTGCTGCAATCGATCCGGTTAGCTTGATTGCGTTCGACAAAGTTGTTATGTCTGTAGCTGCTGCTAAGAAAATTGAGGTAGAACTCGGATGAACAACGAACGTATCTATCAAGTCCTGCAAGGACCTGTATTCTCAGAAAAAGCACAAGTTTTAGGTGAAACTGCTGGTGTTCAAGTGTTTAAAGTTGCATTAAATGCAAACAAGCTTGAAATCAAAAAAGCAGTGGAACAACTCTTTGGTGTGGAAGTTGTTAAAGTTAACACGACTATCACTAAAGGTAAGTCTAAACGCTTTGGTAAAACATTAGGACGTCGTTCTGATGTTAAAAAAGCATACGTCACCCTGAAAGCTGGCCAAGATGTTGAAATGGCTGACTTGGGCGATACCGCTGAAAGCACAGCGGAATAAGGACGAGAATTATGCCTATTCAAAAATGTAAGCCAACGTCTCCAGGACGTCGCTTTGTAGAGAAAGTGGTTCACGATCACCTTCACAAAGGCGCACCATACTCTCCGTTGGTTGAAGCTAAAAAACGTACTGGCGGCCGTAATAATAACGGTCACATCACGACTCGTCACGTTGGTGGCGGTCACAAGCAGCACTACCGTCTAGTTGATTTTAAACGTAACAAAGATGGTATTCCTGCAACTGTAGAGCGTATCGAATACGATCCTAACCGTACTGCACACATTGCACTTGTATTGTATGCTGATGGTGAGCGTCGTTATATCATCGCTCCTAAAGGCCTTCGCGCTGGCGATAAAGTACAGTCTGGTAACGATGCTCCAATTCGTCCAGGTAACTGCTTGCCGCTTCGCAACATGCCTATCGGTTCTACTCTTCACAACATCGAACTTAAAATCGGTAAAGGCGCGCAGTTAGCTCGTTCAGCTGGTACTTCAGTTCAGCTGTTGGGTCGTGACGGTTCTTACGCTATCGTTCGTCTGCGTTCAGGCGAGATGCGTAAAATTCACGTTGAATGCCGTGCTGTGTTAGGTGAAGTATCTAACTCAGAAAGCAACCTTCGTTCACTAGGTAAAGCTGGTGCATCACGCTGGCGTGGTGTTCGTCCTACCGTTCGTGGTATGGCGATGAACCCAGTTGACCATCCACATGGTGGTGGTGAAGGGCGTAACAAAGGTATTCAACCTGTAAGCCCATGGGGTCAAAAAGCTAAAGGGTACAAGACACGTACCAATAAGCGTACGACTAAGATGATTATTCGCGACCGTCGCGTTAAGTAACAAGTAAAGGAATCTGACAATGCCTCGTTCTCTGAAAAAAGGCCCATTCGTCGATGCGCACTTGTTCGCTAAGGTTGAAGCGGCTATCGCGGCTAATAACCGTAAGCCGATCAAAACTTGGTCGCGTCGTTCGATGATCCTCCCGGATTTTGTTGGTTTAACAATTTCTGTACACAATGGCCGTAACCACGTTCCTGTGATCGTTTCTGAGCACATGGTTGGTCACAAGCTTGGTGAATTTGCACCAACTCGTACCTATCGCGGTCACGGTGTTGACAAGAAATCTAAACGTTAATGGGTGCTATGATGGAAGTAACTGCTAAATTACGCGGTGCCGCTATCTCGGCACAAAAAGCTCGTTTGGTTGCAGATCTTATCCGCGGCAAATCTGTTGCGCACGCTCTTAACATCCTTAACTTCAGCAACAAAAAAGCTGCAGTTCTAGTTAAGAAAGCGTTGGAATCTGCGATTGCAAATGCTGAACACAATAACAGTTTAGATGTAGACGACCTTAAAGTTTCTACGATCTACGTTGATGAAGGCATGAGCCTGAAACGTATTATGCCACGTGCTAAAGGCCGTGCAGATCGTATTACTAAGCGTACTTGTCACATCACCGTTAAGGTAGGGGTTTGATATGGGTCAGAAGGTTCATCCAATCGGTATCCGCCTAGGTGTTGTGAAACGTCATAACGCTAACTGGTATGCGAATCCGAAACAATACGCTGAATACTTGCTTAAAGATCTTCAAGTTCGTGAGTTTTTGATCAAAAAACTTAAAAACGCGATGATCAGCAATATTCTTATCGAACGCCCTACAGGCGCTGCTAAAGTAACTATTAGCACTGCTCGTCCAGGTATCGTGATCGGTAAAAAAGGCGAAGATATTGAGAAACTACAACGCGAATTGACATCTATTATGGGTGTTCCTGCGCAAGTAAGTATCAATGAAATTGATCGTCCAGACTTAGACGCGCGTCTAGTTGCTGAAGCTATCGCTTCTCAATTGGAAAAACGTGTAATGTTCCGTCGTGCTATGAAGCGTGCGGTACAAAACACCATGCGTGCTGGTGCTAAAGGTATCAAAGTAGAAGTTTCAGGCCGTTTAGGTGGTGCTGAGATTGCTCGTACTGAGTGGTATCGTGAAGGTCGTGTACCTCTACATACGCTTCGTGCAGATATCGACTATGCGACTATGCGTGCTGAGACTACTTACGGTACGATCGGTGTTAAAGTTTGGATCTTCCGTGGTGAGATCTTGGGCGGCATGAAACAAGTCATGAACCCAGCTCCAGCAGAAGAGCGTCCAGCTAAACGCGGTCGTGGTCGTGGTGAAGGTCAAGAGCGTCGTGGTCGTCGCAATGATCGTTCTGCTGAAAAAGGAGAATAATCCATGTTGCAACCTAAGCGTACTAAATTCCGTAAAGTGCAGAAAGGCCGTAACACTGGTCTAGCACACCGCGGTAGCACAGTATCTTTCGGTACTATTGCACTTAAATCAGTTGAACGTGGTCAAATGACTGCGCGTCAAATTGAAGCAGCGCGTCGTACAATTAGCCGTCGTATTAAGCGTGGTGGTAAGATCTTTATCCGTGTATTCCCGGACAAGCCGATTACTTCTAAGCCTCTTGAAGTGCGTATGGGTAAAGGTAAAGGTTCTGTGGAATATTGGGTTTGCCAAATCAAACCAGGTAAAGTCTTGTACGAAATTGATGGTGTTAACGAAGAATTGGCTCGCGAAGCGTTTACGCTTGCAGCAGCTAAGCTTCCGTTTAAAACCGCTATCGTGACTCGGACGGTAATGTAATGAAAACTAAAGATCTACGTGAAAAGTCGGTAGAAGAGTTGACAGCTTTGCTTGATGAGCAACAGCTTAACCAATTCCGTCTTCGTATGGCGAAAGCAACTGGTCAATTGGGTAAATCGCATGAAGTTGCACTTACTCGTCAGACTATTGCTCGTATTAAGACCCTCCTTACCGAAAAACAGGGGAACGGACAATGAGTGATAAAACAGTCCGCACGTTAACTGGCAAAGTTGTAAGCGACAAGATGGATAAATCTATCGTTGTTCTTATTGAACGCCAAGTTCAACACCCGTTGTATGGCAAATTAATCCGCCGTTCAACAAAATTACATGCTCATGATGAGAACAACACAGCGAAAGCTGGTGATGTTGTAACCATTAAAGAAAGCCGCCCAATTTCTAAAACTAAGTCTTGGACTTTAGTTGAAGTTGTTGAAGCAGCTGCTGAGTAATTAACGTTCTTGTTGCATCATCGGTCAATTTCGAGTACTCTTTGAGCCTTTCGAAATTTCGACCGGTGTTGCTCGGTTTTGGAGTAGGGCAATGATTCAGACCGAAACTATGCTCGACGTAGCAGACAACAGTGGTGCACGCCGCGTACAATGTATTAAAGTACTTGGTGGCTCGCATCGTCGTTATGCTTCTGTTGGCGACATTATTAAAGTTACTGTAAAAGAAGCAATTCCACGCGCACGTGTTAAAAA is from Acinetobacter lwoffii and encodes:
- a CDS encoding PLP-dependent transferase, with product MKQDSQTRLIHAPRKAPQAISTIQPPLYRASTIIFNNTDALFNRHWTDDYDYSYGTHGTPTTFTLGDNIAQLEGGLYHLLAPSGLSAINLVNSCFLSQGDEVWVADNIYGPNMEHLRNMEKRYGITVKVYNPIELDTFQPTDKAKLIWLEAAGSVTLEFPDLAGLVKKAQAHNILTALDNTWGAGLAFDAFDFSEEHLSVDMTVHALTKYPSGGGDILMGSVVTRDKTLHHKLFRAHAIQGISVSGDDVAQIQRSLASMQLRYQHQSSSALTLMTWLKQQTEFVQVLHPSDPDSAGHQYWKEICKQGDSAGLVSVIFDSTYVMQDIRNFCDSLKLFKLGFSWGGPVSLVMLYNLKDMRVLEHSHLKDGLLVRFCIGLEYPEDLIQDIQHALEQMKKLKNE
- a CDS encoding type 1 glutamine amidotransferase, with translation MKSHLKVHYFQHIAGEGFGSCYEFLKQHQAHITATEFFALPVDRPLEIEALPAVEEVDLLIIMGGTMSVNDEANFPWLKIEKRWLRRYLSHGKPAIGLCLGGQLIANALGAGVSRNPEQELGWTTVHRVANLPETCFSLPEQFNILQWHNETFELPKGAVHLAENEACRNQMYQLGRNVLGFQFHPEITPETLALFLENEEELVQFSGKYVQNLFELKKTTKQKFIEGNQILNRAIEYVLAKTA
- the rpsJ gene encoding 30S ribosomal protein S10, with the protein product MSNQRIRIRLKSFDHRLIDQSAQEIVETAKRTGAQVCGPIPMPTRIERFNVLTSPHVNKDARDQYEIRTYKRLIDIVQPTDKTVDALMKLDLAAGVDVQIALG
- the rplC gene encoding 50S ribosomal protein L3, coding for MAIGLVGRKCGMTRIFTDAGVSVPVTVIEVDPNRITQIKTLETDGYQAIQITTGERRESRVTNAQKGHFAKAGVAAGRLVQEFRATEADLEGREVGGTLTVELFQVGQVVDVTGQSKGKGFQGGVKRWNFRTQDATHGNSVSHRVLGSTGQNQTPGRVFKGKKMAGHLGAERVTTQGLEIVAIDTERSVLVVKGAVPGATGGDVIVRPTIKA
- the rplD gene encoding 50S ribosomal protein L4 — encoded protein: MNLNTVSGSAVELSEVAFGREFNEALVHQVVTAYLAGGRQGSKAQKSRADVSGGGRKPFRQKGTGRARAGSIRSPIWVGGGKTFAARPQDWSQKVNRKMYRGAMQCILAELVRQDRLVLVEEFAVAAPKTKELLAKLNDLNATRALIVTDAVDENLYLAARNIPHVDVVDAAAIDPVSLIAFDKVVMSVAAAKKIEVELG
- the rplW gene encoding 50S ribosomal protein L23; this encodes MNNERIYQVLQGPVFSEKAQVLGETAGVQVFKVALNANKLEIKKAVEQLFGVEVVKVNTTITKGKSKRFGKTLGRRSDVKKAYVTLKAGQDVEMADLGDTAESTAE
- the rplB gene encoding 50S ribosomal protein L2; protein product: MPIQKCKPTSPGRRFVEKVVHDHLHKGAPYSPLVEAKKRTGGRNNNGHITTRHVGGGHKQHYRLVDFKRNKDGIPATVERIEYDPNRTAHIALVLYADGERRYIIAPKGLRAGDKVQSGNDAPIRPGNCLPLRNMPIGSTLHNIELKIGKGAQLARSAGTSVQLLGRDGSYAIVRLRSGEMRKIHVECRAVLGEVSNSESNLRSLGKAGASRWRGVRPTVRGMAMNPVDHPHGGGEGRNKGIQPVSPWGQKAKGYKTRTNKRTTKMIIRDRRVK
- the rpsS gene encoding 30S ribosomal protein S19 — its product is MPRSLKKGPFVDAHLFAKVEAAIAANNRKPIKTWSRRSMILPDFVGLTISVHNGRNHVPVIVSEHMVGHKLGEFAPTRTYRGHGVDKKSKR
- the rplV gene encoding 50S ribosomal protein L22 — its product is MEVTAKLRGAAISAQKARLVADLIRGKSVAHALNILNFSNKKAAVLVKKALESAIANAEHNNSLDVDDLKVSTIYVDEGMSLKRIMPRAKGRADRITKRTCHITVKVGV
- the rplP gene encoding 50S ribosomal protein L16, with protein sequence MLQPKRTKFRKVQKGRNTGLAHRGSTVSFGTIALKSVERGQMTARQIEAARRTISRRIKRGGKIFIRVFPDKPITSKPLEVRMGKGKGSVEYWVCQIKPGKVLYEIDGVNEELAREAFTLAAAKLPFKTAIVTRTVM
- the rpmC gene encoding 50S ribosomal protein L29, whose translation is MKTKDLREKSVEELTALLDEQQLNQFRLRMAKATGQLGKSHEVALTRQTIARIKTLLTEKQGNGQ
- the rpsQ gene encoding 30S ribosomal protein S17, which gives rise to MSDKTVRTLTGKVVSDKMDKSIVVLIERQVQHPLYGKLIRRSTKLHAHDENNTAKAGDVVTIKESRPISKTKSWTLVEVVEAAAE